The Chlorocebus sabaeus isolate Y175 chromosome 16, mChlSab1.0.hap1, whole genome shotgun sequence genome window below encodes:
- the LOC103242761 gene encoding C-C motif chemokine 23: protein MKVSVAVLSCLMFVTALGSQAQVTNDAETGFMMSKLSLANPEVLDSFHAMKNADCCTSYIPGSIPCSLLKSYLETSSKCPKPGVIFLTKNGRRLCVSPSNKQVLACRIMLKLATQIKARKN from the exons ATGAAGGTCTCCGTGGCTGTCCTCTCCTGCCTCATGTTTGTTACTGCCCTTGGATCCCAGGCCCAGGTCACAAATG ATGCCGAGACAGGGTTCATGATGTCAAAGCTTTCACTGGCAAATCCAGAAGTTCTGGACA GCTTTCACGCTATGAAAAATGCTGACTGCTGCACCTCCTACATCCCAGGAAGCATCCCGTGTTCACTCTTGAAGAGTTACCTTGAAACGAGCAGCAAGTGCCCCAAGCCGGGTGTCAT CTTCCTCACCAAGAACGGGCGACGTTTATGTGTCAGTCCCAGTAATAAGCAAGTTCTGGCTTGCAGGATAATGCTGAAGCTGGCCACACAGATCAAGGCCAGGAAGAACTGA